From Funiculus sociatus GB2-C1:
TCAGAACCCGATATCTGTCACGTTGGCAGGGGAAAACCTGGTGTTGTTTCGCTCACAAGGAGGTGAGATTCGAGCATTACGCGATCGCTGCTCCCATCGCAGTGCAGCCCTTTCTTTAGGACGTGTAACTGCAAATGGTTGTCTCGAATGCCCTTATCATGGTTGGCAATTTAATGGTGATGGAGCTTGTGTTCAGGTTCCTTTTAACGATGCTAACAAGATTAATTTGTCTGGTTTGGCTGTCAGCAGTTTTCCCTGTCAAGTCATTGCCGGCTGTGTTTGGATTTTTACAGGGGAAGGGGAACCTACTGCCCCAAAAATCCCTGACAGTTTGAAATTACCGGAAACGGCCTATTACATTCACCAAGAGGTCTGGAATACTCACTGGACAAGAGTGGTTGAGGCTAACTTAGATTTTGTTCATCTGCCCTTTGTGCATCGTGAATCCTTTGGTCAAATAGCCCAACAGGCTCTGGAGGCAGGTGCTATTTTCAACCTTAAAGTTGAAGATGCTGATGATCGCATTGAAGTGTTTACACCCTATGGGAGTGTACCGTCTACCTTCTCTTTAGAGTGGTTTCAACCCAATTTAGTCGTAGTTAAGTTTGATGATATGGGCTTCCCTGTAAAGCGACAACAT
This genomic window contains:
- a CDS encoding aromatic ring-hydroxylating oxygenase subunit alpha; the encoded protein is MFEMLPNFWTPVLPVSEVGQNPISVTLAGENLVLFRSQGGEIRALRDRCSHRSAALSLGRVTANGCLECPYHGWQFNGDGACVQVPFNDANKINLSGLAVSSFPCQVIAGCVWIFTGEGEPTAPKIPDSLKLPETAYYIHQEVWNTHWTRVVEANLDFVHLPFVHRESFGQIAQQALEAGAIFNLKVEDADDRIEVFTPYGSVPSTFSLEWFQPNLVVVKFDDMGFPVKRQHFFAVPINEHQTQCTMILQMAEGMDAQTQQFAAQEFIKPALEDRVVIESQLGAVPVMTEECHVPTDKPALLFRRWYEQTIARQPVLR